CGCAGTGAGTGATCAGACAGGTTTCCTTGGGGCCAGGCAGGTCCTCATGGATCAAAACCCAAGGCAGAGAGGCAGGAGATCCACAGGGCAGACATGGTCTGGGTCCAGGATGTCCTTAGCTTCCCCTTGCCAGGGTCTACGGCTTCTCAGACATCCACTAGAGCCAAGACCCAGGTCCCTGTATGGGCACTGGGCTAGGGATCAGGGAGCGCAAACCAGGGGGTCCTTCCTTTCTGAGTCCTTGGGAAGCAGGTTTGCCTCCCATGGGAGTCTAGGAGGAACCCCTGGCAGCAGGAGAGCCCTGCAGTCTGGactgccctccccctccccggTGCTGAGAACAGCAGTTCTTGCGCTGACATCCCCCTTGGCCCCCGCATTGATGAGGATGATGGAGGGGATGAGATTCGCTGCCAATTAATCCCATAAAGTACTTACCCGACCCCACCTGCCCTCCTGTTTGCTTGGGGGGGTTGGGAGGACCCGCATCTGGGTCTCCCAGAAGGCTCCGGAGCCGGCTCCAACCCAGCCTTCGGTGCTGAAACGGATTTGATTAGGGCCCAGCTCGGATTAGCCCCAGCCGTGGGCCCAGGCCAGGGAGGCTATTTAATGAGGTTTAGGGTCGGGGTTCCCTGGTCACTCGTGGAGGCTCTATGTGTTTTGGCCCAACCGGGAGGCTGCTTCATCACAGGTGGGCCAGGCAGGCGGCACGGGGGGCGCAGTGTGTGGAGGGTGGGGGCCTAGCCGTGTGCTTGATCAGCAGGCAGCCTTCCTGTTCTCACGCGGTTGTCCCTGGGTTCTTCTCACCTCCTCTTGTCTGGGGTCTGTGTGTGTGGGATTGAGTTGATTTAGCAGGAAGAAGAAAAGCTGAGGAACAAAAGAGTTAAGGCACATATTTATTCCAAGTTGACACAAGCTTGGCTTGCTGCAATTCTTAGACCCAGGCAAACCTGGGGCCCCTCCGTGTGCAGCTGTGCACGTGTACATATCCGTATGTTTTCCTGTGCATGCATGAATGTGCCTGTGTCCCCATGTGGCAtgtgtgtgtccctgtgtgtGCACGTGTTCCCTTGTGTCCCCGGGTGTGTGCATGTCTCCACATGTGTACTGTGTCTGTGTCCtcccttgtgtatgtgtgtatggccTCACGAGCATTGCGTCCCTGCATGTGTGTTCATCTGTGTGTACGTGTCTGTGTCCCCACATGTGTGTTCCTGCATGTGTATTATGTctctgcatgtgtctgtgtgctcACCTACGTGTATTCCCACATGTGCATGCAtacgtgtgtgtgcctgtgtcccCATGTGTAAATGTGTCCCTCTCTGTGACCATGCGTGttcctgtgtgtgcgtgtgtgcatgcatgtgtctcATCAGCCACAGGACTTCTGTCTGGACCTCTTTTCCTTATTAGAAGAAATTGGGTATCGTATCTACTTGGGGGGCTGCAAGTTTTAATTCACGTGATTCAAGCCGTGTTGCTCATGTGGCAGAGTGGGTGGTGCCTGTGGCAGGTTTGTCCTTTCTGGGTCCCCATCCTGCAGGAGCAGCCCCCGCCCCGCTGGGAGCCAGGACACAGCCGAGTCCTCTGGAGAGAGGAAGGGCAAGACTGTCTTGGAGACGGGGCGGATCTGAGCGTGAGGTCTTGGCCGTGAAACCTTCATGCCTGCTGGGAGATGCAGTGCTGGCTGCTCCATGGGTGCCACTCCGTGGGTGCACTCATGCATGCACGGTGTCACAGTGCCTGCAGGCCTTATACACTCTCACCGTTGCTACATTCGGGCCTTGTGCCCAGGAGATTGGGCCTCGCTGTGCCCAGTCTGGGCTCTTGGGCCGCCCCAGCCGCCTGTCCACTGTCTCTCTTGCTTTGCCACAGCCAGGACAGTGATCTCTCCACCCTCATATCCAGTGTGCATCGAAGCCGCCACCTCGTGATGCCCGAGCCCCAGAGCCGCTGCGAATTCCAGAGAGGCAGCGCAGAGCTCGGCCTGGGAGCTGCAGGTGAGGGTTGAGGGGTGGGAGGCAGGCAAAGCGCCATGAGGATAGCCCCGCCCCGAGTCTGGGCCTCTGTGCTCAGCAGCCTGGACCCGCCACCCCCAGCAGCCTTGGCTGGCGGCCAGGAGGCCAGCGAGGCGGAGGTGGCGAGGCCGCCTGTCCCCTGGGGCGCCTCGTGATGGTAATTGTGTTAATCCCGGCCAGGCAGACAGGAGGCGGGGCTGTGACTCCACAGCCGCtgctgtggggggtggggtgggggggtgggggcaggcttGGAGCCGCCAAGGCCGCCGCCCTCCTCACGGGACGCAGGCCCATGGACCTGCACACGAAGCCCTCACAGAGGCCCAGAAATCCCCAGAACAGCTCACGTGGGCCAAGACCTGCTCACTCACAGCCTGGGGCGCCCACACCTGCCTGGAGGGGCCTAAGCCCAGACCCCGGCAGGAGGAGCTCAGAGGGAGGGCCAGTCCTGAGGACACAGCCTCACCTGAGGAGGCACCCTTCAGAGCATGGGGGTGGGACTGGAGTCCCAATGACTTGGCCACTCTCAGGAAGCTGGGTGGCTTAGCTCTGCGCCCCTGGCCAGGTTGGCCTCCTCAGTGCACCCAGATGCTGGCCCTGGAAGGCAGGGGCTGCTCTGAGCCAGGCTGGAGGAGGCGGCCAAGCGGCTGATAAAATCTAATTGCCCCATCGATTGGACTGAGTGGCTCCACCATGATTGAGATGTTCTGAGCCGGCAGAGCCTCCCTGCAGCCACCTGCACACACAAGGTCCCCGGCGGCACAcaggcatgcatgtgtgtgtgtatatacagcaTGTGTGTGCACAAGCACACCCCGCTCCCACTCATACGTGTGTCCTTGTGTCTTCAAGTTCATTTGTACTGAGTGTAGGGTGTGTAGATGCATGCTCAGTGCCATACGCTTTGCCTGAAATATCACACGTGCGATACGTGCGTTACATGATGTGTGCACATTCAGATTTCAAATGTGCATCCATGCCAGGGTCCCCTCCCAGGGCTGTAACCTCCTGTACAGTTGGGGGTCATCACCTGTTCTTGCTTCCTGGGACCCCAGCTTCAGCCCTTCCCCAAACACAGATGCACTCAGACACAggccccctcccatccctgtgaGGCACTGGGAGCAGGTCTATGCCAGCATCCATGAAGGTGTGAGCCCTGCTGTGTGTCTTGGACTGTCGCTGGGCGTGCTCTTGCTGTCCCCAGCATGTCCTGTGACACAGCCTTCCTCAGGCAACTAGTGAGCCCCCGGCCCGCACATCAGCCCTTCCCCCAGGCTGTGACAGCTCTGGGCTTCCCAGTAGTAGAAAGGCCTCCCACTCTTCCCTACCCagaaagggaaggggagggagttCCAGCTGCCTAGAAAGTTGGAAGCAGGTTGCTGCCCAGGGATAGCCTCTGGGTTATTTATAGAACAGCTCCCTCGTGTTGGTCCTAGAGGGGTAGGTGTTGGGGGGGGGTGCTGGAGGGAGTGTGCGCCCCACTCCCGCATCTGCCTCTCCCACTCTGGGAGACCCGGAACGAGACCAGttccccatccccacccttcaCTGTCCTTTGATTTGGGGCAGGTCTGGGGCCTGGAACTGGGGGCCGGGATGCCCCGATCAGTGGCAGCAAGGTGGCCGAGATCAATAAGTTATTAGCACCATTCTGTCAGCTGTAATGTGGAGATTGATCGGCTGCTCTGACGCTGCCGCACTTCCCCGGCCTGATAAAAATGACAGATTAAGGGAATAAGAAAAAGGAATTAAGCTTTGTAGCTGACGGCCAGGCTTCCGGGGCGGGCTGGGGTTTGGGAGCCCATTCACCTAGGTGTCATGGTGGGCCTGGGTCCCAGTGGGGGCCCTCACCCCACTCCAGGAGGCTCCTGAGGATGGAGAGGACCCAAGCCCTGGCTGGAGGTGCTGGTGGCAGGTTGAGTGGATAGATACGGGAGGTTCTGGACATGGGTTCGAGGTGTCTGTGGGGCTTGCACCAACATGGGAGATAGATTTGGCTGCCTTGGGGCTATGGGCAGCCTTGTGTGGGACTGAAGGGGCAGCCTCAGCCTTGGGAGGTTCAGGATCAGGTGGGCAGGTGGCCAGAGGTACTGCCCTGCCTAGGAGTGGGGTTTCACCTGCAGCccgggggggtggggtggtgtgCTTTCCTGACatacctcccccaccccagtctGGCAGGGGACCCCACATCACCCGCCCTCCCCTGTCCCTGCAAAGTCAAAAGCATTTCATTCTGCTTCTGtgccaggggaaaccctggtggtgtggctgttaaccaaaaggtcagcagttcaaatccaccaggcgctccttggaaactctatggggcagttctactctgtcctatagggtcgctatgagtcggaatcgactccatggcagcgggCAGTGGGTTTCTGTGCCAGGAGGCTCTATAGCAAGCCTGGTCTGGCTGCTGGGGCAGCAGGCAGCCTGCGGGGGAGTCCTGAGCTGCCCCCCAGCCCTTCATCCCATGCCTCACATGTGCACACAAGTCCCAGAGCCCAGGAACAAGCTGTCCTGAACTCTTGCCCTTCCCCTACCCCTTCATGATGTCACTGGGATCCCGGGCTGAACTGGCCTTGGCCCACCAGGACCAATAGGAGGATGGGGGTATGCATGGGGGGCAGGGGCTGGGTCCCTCCCTTGTGCTGCATGTCCCTGAGATACTCCCTCCTACAGGTGACCTGTTGGGTAAGAGGCTGGGCCCCTCCCCCCACATCAGCATTGACCGCCCTTCAGAGAAGAAGGCCCGAAGCAAGTCCCCCCCAGGTGGGAGCCTGATGAGGGTGTCActggaggagggagggggagatgaGTCCCTGAGCCCTAAGCATGCTAGGACCTTCTGGATGGGGGGTTCGTAGGGCAGGGCCAGCCTCAGCAGCAGGAGAGGCCCTGCTGCTCCCCTTCGGCAGGGTCTGAAGGAGAAGCCCCCTCACCATGTGCTCCCCCAATCAGAAACTTTGCTGCTGCCAGAGCTTGGGCCAGGGATGGCCCCCGAGGAGCACTACCGTCGCCTCGTGTCCGCTCTGAGCGAGGCAGGCACCTTTGAGGACCCCCAGCGGCTCTACCACCTGGGCTTGCCCAGCCATGGTACGTAACCAAGTGACACCCACCCAGAACATGCTGTCACCTCTGCCTGCACGCCAGTCTTGGCTGCTGACCTGAAGGCAGGTCAGTCCAGACTGTCCCTCTTCCTATACCCCATCCCTCTCCTGATGGCCACACCCCACATCTCCTATGGGCAGCCACTCCCAGGGAGTGGATGAGCAAACTGAGTCCCAGGCCCACTGCCTGGTAGACACAGGTCCTCTCTGTCTGTGTGCCACATCCTTCCCCCTCCTGCTGAAAAGTTAGTAACCCCACCACGGGACCAGGTAGGGGACGTGGACCCTCAGCCGGGATCTCCCAGACCCCAGTTGAGCATCCAGGGCCTGGGGCCTCCAGGACAGGTGTGGGTGAGTGAGGTCAGGAAGACTGTTGAGGGGGAGACTTGGGGTTTGGCAGCGGGAGGCACTGGCATGTCCCTGCCCTTTCCCGCCCCCCACCCTGTGGTCTGTCCAGCTGTACCCTGGTCTCGCCCACCAACCCAGCCAGGAGAGCCTTGGCTTTTTTGGTGGGAGGGGGTGCGCCCGGAAGGGGGGCAGGGTTTCCTCTCTGCACACAAGGCACTGTCCCCCAGGGCAGCTCAAGCACTGAGAGCCTGAATAATTCACCAAatgttaataatttaaaaatcctCCTTTTTAATTGCTTTCCCTGCCCTGCCTGGGGCCGCGTTTGGCCGGCGAGGGGGAGGGGTGCGGGCCTTGCGCCCGGGGAGCTGGCTGTCAATCACGGTCCCCGCCGCCGAGCTGCCACCCCCGCCGCGGAGCCGACTGTAAATAACCGCGGCCGTGGCGCGGGGGCGGTGGAGGCACCGCTGGGATCGATGCGGGCGGCCGCGCCGGCTAGGCTCTGCAGGCTGGCATCCGGCCCGGGGCAGGACCGGCCTCCGCTTTTCGGGTAATTAATTTATAAACAGCAGCGGCAGAGCCTGGCAAGTAGGGAGTGCCGGTGGGACTCAGGGGCGGCCCTGAGCAGGCTGGAGACCCCTGGGGGCAGCAGTGGTTCAGACATTGTGTGTGCCATGTGCCTGCATGTGCCTGTGAGTACTGTGACTGCAAATGTGTGTGCTCAAGTGTGCCTGTATGTGCCATGTGCCCAAGCCTGCCATGTATgtctgtgtgcacatgtgtgcctgCATGTGCTGTGTGTGCCGTGTGCCTGTGTACACCACATGTGCTTCTGTGTCTTCTCATCAGCCTGATGCCTCTGTTCCTGCCAGCTGTGTGTCTGGGGGATCTATGGCACTCTTCTGCCTTGCCACCTGGGTGGGGGGTCTCCTTAGCAGCAGCCTGAGTCAGCCCAGGGTTGAGGCACCAAGGCCCAGCTGTGTTTGCCCACTCCAAATCCTGGactcttctcaagctgccctcccAGCCCCACCACCACACCTGCACCCTCATCTCTGCCCCTGCTCAGCCCCCGCTCCTCAAGGCAGCACCTCTGTCAGGGTGGCAGCTCTGCAGCCTCTACCTCTGCCACCCCACACACGTTcatgcatgctgtctctctgtaaCGAACATCTGAACCCCTGTCAGTATCTGGTCTGTACACCTTTGCACACCTGGCTCCCCTGCCTGCGGCTTCCTTTTCCTCCATCCAGCCTCACTTTGGTCAGTGACATCCCCGTGCCCCTTTTGAAGGATCACCTGACTCCACCCCACCCAGCCTCTTCTAGCCCTTGTTCCACTGTAGTGATTTGTCTGTCTGCCTTGTCCTACGGTGTGCTACTCGTCTTCCTGTCCTGGTGACCAACCAGCCCAGGGTCAGTGTCAGAATCTGGCCCACAGTAGCACCAGTGTCTAGAGAGCTCGTGCACAGTAGGGTCAGTGTGAGGATCTGGCCCACAGTAGCACCAGTGTCTAGAGAGCTCGTGCACAGTAGGGTCAGTGTGAGGACCTGGCCCACAGTAGGGCCAGTGTCTGGGGTATTGGTGCACAGTAGGGTCAGTGTGAGGACCTGGCCCACAGTAGGGCCGGTGTCTGGGGTATTGGTGCACAGTAGGGTCAGTGTGAGGACCTGGCCCACAGTGGGGTCAGTGTGGGGTGGAGGGCTGGTGCACAGTTGGTTCAAGGATCTGCTCTACTGGCTCCTGATCCCTTTGGTGTCCTTGGGTGAATATCCTATGCTCACCAGGGTAGGGGGGAGTGAGAGTCCAGGGGGAATCTGGACTCTGGGTCACTTCTACTCTGCTCCCCAGATCTCCTGAGGGTCCGGCAGGAGGTGGCAGCTGCAGCTGTGCGGAGCCCCAGCGGCCTGGAAGTCCACCTGCCATCTACAGGAGGTCAGCGTCGGAAGCAGGGCCTGGCCCAGCATCGGGAAGTTGCCCCAGCAGCTACCCCTTCCTTCCCGGAGAGGTACTGGGCTAGGGACTGGATTGCATTTTCCCTGGGAAAGAGCAGCCAGAAGAGGCCTCCTAGGCGTTCTTTGTGCTTGCTTCTGGGGTGCAGAGGTGGTGGGTAGGCCTGTTAGGTCCAACAGCCAGAACTCTCCATACTTTCTTGGCCGCTTTTACCAACTGCCATTCGTACAGGTATTGGCACATGCCCCCTCCCACCATCGTGCCATACACGAGTGGGTATTGAGTGTGTCCGGGCTCAGGGTTCTGGGCAGGATGTGCCCAAGACTCCCACTGAGCTGGGAAAGGCCAGGAGCTTTTCTGGGGCAGAAGGGCAGGGGTGCTAGGGACCACACCCTGGGAATCTGACAGACCACTGACTCCAGGTGCCCTGGGATAGCTGAAGGCTGAGCTCCCCTACAGGTAGCTCTGGGCAGAGGAGGGGAGCAGTGCAAGATCTGAACACTCCCAAATTGGGGAGGATGTTGGCCTGGGGACTCTAGAGGTGAAGGCTGTGGGGCCCAGTCCCAGAAGCTATAGGTGGCTCAGATGAGGCCTCACGGGCCAGCGGGAGACCCCAGAAGACACCCCAGGAAGCTGGCAAGTGGGTGGGAGGGGCTGGCGCGGCTCCTAACCATCCCCTGCCCTGCCGTGGAGGTACCCAAAGAGCGGGGACACCTACTCCCACCCCAGCACCCACCCCACTGCCCGCCGACCCCCTTCGGCCGCCCAGCGGCACATCTGCAGCTGCCTCAGCCGCCTCCCGGACTGCGGCTAATTACGCAGCGCCCGGGCCAGTGGAGTCCGCGGGGGGCggggagagaagagggaggggAAGCGGGAAGGGAAGCGAGGAAAAGAGGGGAGGAAAGGGAGGGGGACGGCGGGGGCTCCCCTGGCGCGCCCCGCGCGGTAATTACCGCTGCAGTCGCGCCCGCCGCCCGCCGGGTCAGCGCCTCCGCGCCGCCGCCCGAGATTAATTGGCGCCGCCGGCGGGGGCGGACGCGACCCAGAGCGGTAACCAGCGGCGCATCGACCGCCTGGTCGGCCAGCAATTAGCGGAGGCGGCTGGTGGGGGGGTGCGGTTCCGGGAATTGGGGGCAGGCAGGGCGGGGACCCGGGGCCACTGTGCGCGCCGCTCACTGCCCCGCTGTACACAGGGAGCTGTCGCAGCCGCCTCCCCTGCTGTCGCCCCAGAATGCCCCGCACATCGCCCTGGGCCCCCACCTCAGGCCCCCCTTCCTGGGGGTGCCCTCGGCTCTGTGCCAAACCCCAGGTGAGGAGCGGGCGGGTGTGCGCGAGGCCTGTGTGTCCTGGAGGCTGTGAGTGCGCACGTGCCCTAGCGCCGGGGCGACCCTGGAACGCGAGTGCTCTGAGCCAAGGACAGACCAGGGTTGGGTGGGCGGCCCGGACCACTGGGCCACCTGGTCCCCGTGACTTATCCCCTTGCCCCAGGCTACGGCTTCCTGCCCCCCGCCCAAGCGGAGATGTTCGCCCGGCAGCAGGAGTTGCTACGGAAGCAGAACCTGGCCCGGTAGGTGCAGCCACCCCGGTGTGGGAGGGGGTAGCGCAGCTATGCCGCTGACCCCCGCCCTCCCGGCCCAGGCTGGAGATGTCGGCCGAGCTGCTGCGGCAGAAGGAGCTGGAAAGCGTGCACCGCCCTCAGCTGCTGGCGCCCGAGCCTGCCCTGCGCCCGCCCGACGGCGCCGAGGAGTTGCAGCGGCGCGGGGCCATGCTAGTGTTGAGACACAGCTCGGCGCCACTGCTGGCGCTGCCCTCCCAGGGTCCCTCCACCCCTCCTCTGGAGCCTGCTCGCCGGGCTGCCCAGAAAGGAGGGCCAGGCCCCGCTCCAGCCCGACCTAATGAGTCCAAGGAGACCACGGGGACTGGGCTCTGGGCACAGGATGGCTCTGAGAATGAGCCCCCCAAGGACTCCGATGGAGAGGACACAGAGGTGGTGGCTCCAGCCGTCCAGGGCCTCACCCCCGGCCACACCTCAGCTGGAGGAGGGGCTGGTGCAGAGGGCAAGAGGCTACTGTCTGGGCCCACGCTGCCCCCTGCACTGCCCCAGGGCCTCCCCTATACCATCAGCCCCTATTTCCACACAGGTGGGCCTTACTCTCTCATGGGGGGAAGGAGACCTACCCTGGCTGATGGATCTCAGGGAGGAGGGGTCCATGGGGAGGTAAACCCCTTCCAGTCATGGCTCCAACATCTTTAAGTAACCAGGGCAAAGGTGGGGGTGCTGGAAGGAGCCTGCCCTGAGCCCCAGTGATGGCCCTCCCCACCCAGGCACTGCAGCAGGCCTCTTCGCAGACGGGGAGGAGGCCACAGCCCCCGAGGATGTCAGCAAGTGGACGGTGGACGATGTGTGCAGCTTCGTGGGGGGCCTGTCTGGCTGTGGGGAGTATGCACCGGTGAGGGGGGCCAGGTGTGGCTGGGCCCCTGGCAAAGCAGAACCATGTGGCCCCAGACTCCCAGAAAGCCGGGGTGGGGAAGCACAAGTCTAGGGTGCCCTACCGccatctgctcccagtgctggcaCGTGCTCAACATTAAgggaatttttcttcatttaacaaATTTTCTGCAAGTTGCACAGAAAGCTTCATCTCATTCTGGAAACACTTGGGCCACGGCCCCTGGCTGGGATGGAAGGATTCCAGGGGGCGGGCAGGCACTGTTCCCTGCACTCAGGTCCTGACTCCCCTCCACCCCCTGCCACAGATCTTCAGAGAACAAGGGATCGATGGGGAGACCCTGCCCCTGCTGACCGAGGAGCACCTGCTGACCACCATGGGGCTGAAGCTGGGCCCTGCACTCAAGATACGGGCCCAGGTGGGCTACGGGGGGAGTCACCATGGGGGGAGGGGTGGCCTTGATAGGTAGGCAGCAGGGGAGGGTAGCCCTAGGAAGGAGGGTTAGCCCCAGGGGGCAggcaccacccccaccccttccccagGGTGCCTGCCCACCCAGACCTGTCTCTGCAGGTGGCCAGGCGCCTGGGCCGAGTGTTCTACATGGCCAGCTTCCCTGTGGCTCTGCCGCTACAACCACCACCCTTGCGGGCCCCTGAGCAGGAGCTCATGGCTGGAGAAGAGTCCCCATCCCCAGAAACTGCTGCCTCCCCCTATGGCCGAGCCTCACCCCAACAGGAGAATGAGACTGCCGCCCTCCTCCCTGGGGCTGCTGACCGCTCCCAGCCCCTGTGCTGAGCCCGATGCCCAGACCCCCGCAGAGAGACTGTTGCAACGGCCCCTCCCCCGAGGCTTACTTTTCCTTTTGGATCTGGATGCGAAACACCAGACGTTTT
This DNA window, taken from Elephas maximus indicus isolate mEleMax1 chromosome 3, mEleMax1 primary haplotype, whole genome shotgun sequence, encodes the following:
- the SAMD11 gene encoding sterile alpha motif domain-containing protein 11 isoform X3, whose protein sequence is MSKGILQVHPPICDCPGCRISSPVNRGRLADKRTIALPPARILKKEPTPSLLASDGASDGSGLAYRRRPGVKREDDLRVSIMKRRVHTHWDVNISFRETSCSQDSDLSTLISSVHRSRHLVMPEPQSRCEFQRGSAELGLGAAGDLLGKRLGPSPHISIDRPSEKKARSKSPPETLLLPELGPGMAPEEHYRRLVSALSEAGTFEDPQRLYHLGLPSHDLLRVRQEVAAAAVRSPSGLEVHLPSTGGQRRKQGLAQHREVAPAATPSFPERELSQPPPLLSPQNAPHIALGPHLRPPFLGVPSALCQTPGYGFLPPAQAEMFARQQELLRKQNLARLEMSAELLRQKELESVHRPQLLAPEPALRPPDGAEELQRRGAMLVLRHSSAPLLALPSQGPSTPPLEPARRAAQKGGPGPAPARPNESKETTGTGLWAQDGSENEPPKDSDGEDTEVVAPAVQGLTPGHTSAGGGAGAEGKRLLSGPTLPPALPQGLPYTISPYFHTGTAAGLFADGEEATAPEDVSKWTVDDVCSFVGGLSGCGEYAPIFREQGIDGETLPLLTEEHLLTTMGLKLGPALKIRAQVARRLGRVFYMASFPVALPLQPPPLRAPEQELMAGEESPSPETAASPYGRASPQQENETAALLPGAADRSQPLC
- the SAMD11 gene encoding sterile alpha motif domain-containing protein 11 isoform X1, with the translated sequence MPAVKKELPGREDLALALATFHPPLAALPLPPLPGYLAPLPAAAALPPAASLPAAAAGYEALLAPPLRAPRAYLSLHEAAAHLHLPRDPLALERFSAGATAAPDFQPLLDNGEPCIEVECGANRALLYVRKLCQGSKGPSIRHRGEWLTPNEFQFVSGRETAKDWKRSIRHKGKSLKTLMSKGILQVHPPICDCPGCRISSPVNRGRLADKRTIALPPARILKKEPTPSLLASDGASDGSGLAYRRRPGVKREDDLRVSIMKRRVHTHWDVNISFRETSCSQDSDLSTLISSVHRSRHLVMPEPQSRCEFQRGSAELGLGAAGDLLGKRLGPSPHISIDRPSEKKARSKSPPETLLLPELGPGMAPEEHYRRLVSALSEAGTFEDPQRLYHLGLPSHDLLRVRQEVAAAAVRSPSGLEVHLPSTGGQRRKQGLAQHREVAPAATPSFPERELSQPPPLLSPQNAPHIALGPHLRPPFLGVPSALCQTPGYGFLPPAQAEMFARQQELLRKQNLARLEMSAELLRQKELESVHRPQLLAPEPALRPPDGAEELQRRGAMLVLRHSSAPLLALPSQGPSTPPLEPARRAAQKGGPGPAPARPNESKETTGTGLWAQDGSENEPPKDSDGEDTEVVAPAVQGLTPGHTSAGGGAGAEGKRLLSGPTLPPALPQGLPYTISPYFHTGTAAGLFADGEEATAPEDVSKWTVDDVCSFVGGLSGCGEYAPIFREQGIDGETLPLLTEEHLLTTMGLKLGPALKIRAQVARRLGRVFYMASFPVALPLQPPPLRAPEQELMAGEESPSPETAASPYGRASPQQENETAALLPGAADRSQPLC
- the SAMD11 gene encoding sterile alpha motif domain-containing protein 11 isoform X2, whose amino-acid sequence is MPAVKKELPGREDLALALATFHPPLAALPLPPLPGYLAPLPAAAALPPAASLPAAAAGYEALLAPPLRAPRAYLSLHEAAAHLHLPRDPLALERFSAGATAAPDFQPLLDNGEPCIEVECGANRALLYVRKLCQGSKGPSIRHRGEWLTPNEFQFVSGRETAKDWKRSIRHKGKSLKTLMSKGILQVHPPICDCPGCRISSPVNRGRLADKRTIALPPARILKKEPTPSLLASDGASDGSGLAYRRRPGVKREDDLRVSIMKRRVHTHWDVNISFRETSCSVHRSRHLVMPEPQSRCEFQRGSAELGLGAAGDLLGKRLGPSPHISIDRPSEKKARSKSPPETLLLPELGPGMAPEEHYRRLVSALSEAGTFEDPQRLYHLGLPSHDLLRVRQEVAAAAVRSPSGLEVHLPSTGGQRRKQGLAQHREVAPAATPSFPERELSQPPPLLSPQNAPHIALGPHLRPPFLGVPSALCQTPGYGFLPPAQAEMFARQQELLRKQNLARLEMSAELLRQKELESVHRPQLLAPEPALRPPDGAEELQRRGAMLVLRHSSAPLLALPSQGPSTPPLEPARRAAQKGGPGPAPARPNESKETTGTGLWAQDGSENEPPKDSDGEDTEVVAPAVQGLTPGHTSAGGGAGAEGKRLLSGPTLPPALPQGLPYTISPYFHTGTAAGLFADGEEATAPEDVSKWTVDDVCSFVGGLSGCGEYAPIFREQGIDGETLPLLTEEHLLTTMGLKLGPALKIRAQVARRLGRVFYMASFPVALPLQPPPLRAPEQELMAGEESPSPETAASPYGRASPQQENETAALLPGAADRSQPLC